A region of Subtercola boreus DNA encodes the following proteins:
- a CDS encoding ExeM/NucH family extracellular endonuclease, which translates to MRHRFTRRSQLGIAVLAALGLAAAPLAATPALANTAGTGVIITEAYLNGGSAGATYLNKFVELYNPTNAPISLSSMSLQYRSATGTANPTATLPLTGTIAAKGHYLIGGSSNAANGAALPTPDQTIGASFAAGGGTLFLANQTTALTAPPTGSVKGNSAIVDLLGYGTSNTFETTAAPAASVTTSLARTSSGTDSDSNAADFTAGAPTPQNAASDAGTPTPTDPPTPTDPPTPTDPPSTGTPTPGDTVTIAQIQGTTDTSPLAGQTVTTTGVVTASYPTGGFNGYFIQTPGTGGARDFSTQKASDGLYVFSSATVGQATIGSHVKVTGVVSEFSGLTELTVNAGGLTVLNDSVAAPLPVTNVLPTAAAERETLEGMLLAPAGDFTVTDNYDTNFYASIVLAQGTKPLDTPTAVTEPGSAEYTALVAANAARSVTLDDGSSLNFNTAANKAIPLPFLSTTNPVRIGAAATLTKPVVLDYRFGTWNFQPTQQLTAANAATVQPATFANTRTAAPANVGGDVTLASFNVLNYFTTTGDSISGCTYYTDRAGNPNTVNTGCDARGAANADDLERQQAKIVSAINALDADVVSLEEIENSARFGKPRDTALSALVSALNSAAGAGTWAFVPSPATLPASEDVIRTAFIYRPAVVETVGASSILDDPAFVNARQPLAQAFKLKGGADTTSFLAIVNHFKSKGSGSGVDADTGDGQGASNVSRVNQAKALVAFADTLKASSKIDRVLLDGDFNAYLKEDPIDVLVAAGYVDLGSTTGKSTYAFDGAVGSLDHLFANAAANTAVNAVDVWNINSVESIALEYSRNNYNATDFYQANPYRSSDHDPIVVGLNLAPKADVVDLNLLNINDFHGRIDANTVKFAGTIEQLKAEKGDGSSLLLSDGDNIGASLFASSSQQDKPTIDVLNALGLTASAVGNHEFDQGLADLTGRVTDAANWDYLGANVYLKGTTTPALPEYKVVTVNGVRIAIIGAVTVETPTLVSPAGIASLDFGDPVAAVNRVVANLEATDAADVFVAEYHEGAGAGTPDGASLEQEVGMTDSAFSKIVTQTSADVDAIFTGHTHKQYSWDAPIPGQAGKTRPVLQTGSYGENIGQVVLSVDRNADDAVVKYTARNVARTTIADTTLVATYPRVAAVKTIVDAAIASAATIGNKPVATITKDITTAYTAAGTVRDDRASESTLGNLVADSLVSALAPSNLGGAEIGVVNPGGLRSDLLYKSSSLGEGDGVVTYAEANAVLPFVNNLYTTTLTGAQFKTVLEQQWQTDASGTVPSRPYLALGLSKNVTYTYDASRASGDRITSITVNGAALDVAKAYRIGSFSFLVQGGDNFREFPKGTNTRDSGLIDRDAWISYLAAKSPVSPAFDRRGVSVTGAPTAAVVAGSTVTLNLSKLDLSSLGSPVNTRVTTTLAGNTAAGTVTAVSGGAATVTYTIPANASGASTIVITAKESGTTVRVPVTVTPKVVTPPPVDPFTAWLQAVANAIYAYLAALLKALFPWLA; encoded by the coding sequence ATGCGCCACAGATTCACCAGGCGATCCCAGCTGGGCATCGCCGTTCTCGCCGCCCTCGGGCTGGCCGCAGCGCCGCTCGCGGCCACGCCCGCCCTGGCGAACACCGCCGGCACCGGCGTCATCATCACCGAGGCCTACCTCAACGGCGGCAGCGCCGGAGCGACCTACCTCAACAAGTTCGTCGAGCTCTACAACCCGACGAACGCACCGATCTCGCTGTCGTCGATGTCGCTGCAGTACCGGTCGGCAACGGGCACCGCGAACCCGACCGCGACCCTCCCGCTCACCGGGACGATCGCAGCGAAGGGCCACTACCTCATCGGCGGTTCGTCGAACGCGGCCAACGGTGCCGCGCTCCCGACTCCCGACCAGACCATCGGCGCCTCGTTCGCCGCGGGCGGCGGAACCCTGTTCCTCGCGAACCAGACCACCGCGCTGACCGCCCCGCCCACCGGCTCGGTGAAGGGCAACAGCGCCATCGTCGACCTGCTCGGCTACGGCACGTCGAACACGTTCGAGACCACGGCTGCCCCCGCGGCATCCGTCACCACCTCGCTCGCCCGCACCAGCAGCGGGACCGACAGTGACAGCAACGCGGCCGACTTCACGGCAGGTGCGCCGACGCCGCAGAACGCGGCCTCCGACGCGGGCACGCCGACACCGACGGATCCGCCCACGCCGACCGACCCGCCGACACCGACCGACCCGCCCAGCACGGGCACGCCGACGCCCGGCGACACGGTCACGATCGCCCAGATCCAGGGCACCACCGACACCTCCCCGCTGGCCGGCCAGACCGTGACCACCACCGGTGTCGTCACCGCGAGCTACCCCACGGGCGGCTTCAACGGCTACTTCATCCAGACCCCCGGCACGGGCGGCGCGCGCGACTTCAGCACGCAGAAGGCCTCCGACGGTCTCTACGTGTTCTCCTCCGCGACTGTCGGCCAGGCCACCATCGGCAGCCACGTGAAGGTCACCGGCGTCGTCTCCGAGTTCTCCGGCCTGACCGAGCTGACCGTCAACGCGGGCGGGCTCACGGTGCTGAACGACTCAGTCGCAGCCCCCCTCCCCGTGACGAACGTGCTTCCGACGGCTGCCGCCGAGCGCGAAACGCTCGAGGGCATGCTGCTCGCCCCGGCCGGCGACTTCACCGTCACCGACAACTACGACACGAACTTCTACGCGTCGATCGTTCTCGCGCAGGGCACGAAGCCGCTGGACACACCCACCGCGGTGACCGAGCCCGGCAGCGCCGAGTACACGGCACTCGTGGCGGCGAACGCTGCCCGCAGCGTCACGCTCGACGACGGTTCGAGCCTGAACTTCAACACCGCAGCCAACAAGGCGATCCCGCTGCCGTTCTTGTCGACCACGAACCCGGTGCGGATCGGCGCAGCCGCGACGCTCACCAAGCCCGTCGTGCTCGACTACCGGTTCGGCACCTGGAACTTCCAGCCGACCCAGCAGCTCACCGCCGCGAACGCCGCCACGGTGCAGCCTGCGACGTTCGCGAACACGCGCACCGCGGCTCCGGCCAACGTGGGCGGCGACGTCACGCTCGCCTCGTTCAACGTGCTGAACTACTTCACCACCACTGGCGACTCGATCAGCGGATGCACCTACTACACAGACCGCGCCGGAAACCCGAACACGGTCAACACTGGCTGCGACGCCCGGGGTGCGGCGAACGCCGACGACCTCGAACGCCAGCAGGCGAAGATCGTCTCGGCGATCAACGCGCTCGACGCCGACGTGGTGTCGCTCGAGGAGATCGAGAACTCTGCCCGCTTCGGCAAGCCCCGTGACACCGCCCTCTCCGCTCTGGTCAGCGCGCTCAACAGCGCAGCCGGTGCCGGCACCTGGGCGTTCGTGCCCTCCCCGGCCACCCTGCCGGCGTCGGAGGACGTCATCCGCACGGCGTTCATCTACAGGCCCGCCGTGGTCGAGACCGTCGGCGCGTCGAGCATCCTGGATGATCCCGCCTTCGTCAACGCCCGCCAGCCACTCGCCCAGGCGTTCAAGCTGAAGGGCGGGGCGGACACGACCTCGTTCCTCGCCATCGTGAACCACTTCAAGTCGAAGGGTTCCGGCTCGGGAGTCGACGCTGACACAGGCGACGGCCAGGGAGCGTCCAACGTCTCCCGCGTCAACCAGGCCAAGGCGCTCGTCGCCTTCGCCGACACGCTGAAGGCATCGTCGAAGATCGACCGCGTCCTGCTCGACGGCGACTTCAACGCCTACCTGAAGGAAGACCCGATCGACGTGCTCGTCGCGGCCGGCTACGTCGACCTCGGTTCGACCACGGGCAAGTCGACCTACGCCTTCGACGGCGCGGTCGGTTCCCTCGACCACCTGTTCGCCAACGCTGCAGCCAACACGGCCGTCAACGCCGTGGACGTCTGGAACATCAACTCGGTCGAGTCGATCGCCCTGGAGTACAGCCGCAACAACTACAACGCGACCGACTTCTACCAGGCGAACCCGTACCGTTCGAGCGACCACGATCCGATCGTCGTCGGCCTGAACCTCGCCCCGAAGGCCGACGTCGTCGACCTCAACCTGCTGAACATCAACGACTTCCACGGTCGGATCGATGCCAACACGGTGAAGTTCGCCGGAACCATCGAGCAGCTGAAGGCCGAGAAGGGCGACGGCTCGAGCCTCCTGCTGAGCGACGGCGACAACATCGGCGCGAGCCTGTTCGCCTCCTCGTCGCAGCAGGACAAGCCCACGATCGACGTGCTGAACGCCCTCGGGCTCACGGCCTCGGCGGTCGGCAACCACGAGTTCGACCAGGGTCTTGCCGACCTGACCGGTCGGGTGACGGACGCCGCGAACTGGGACTACCTCGGTGCGAACGTCTACCTCAAGGGCACGACCACGCCGGCGCTGCCGGAGTACAAGGTCGTCACTGTGAACGGCGTGCGCATCGCCATCATCGGTGCGGTCACCGTCGAGACGCCCACGCTGGTGTCGCCTGCCGGCATCGCCTCCCTCGACTTCGGTGACCCCGTCGCCGCCGTCAACCGGGTGGTCGCGAACCTCGAGGCCACGGACGCGGCCGATGTGTTCGTCGCCGAGTACCACGAGGGTGCAGGAGCGGGAACGCCCGACGGTGCCAGCCTCGAGCAGGAGGTCGGGATGACCGACAGCGCCTTCTCGAAGATCGTCACGCAGACGAGCGCTGACGTCGACGCCATCTTCACCGGCCACACTCACAAGCAGTATTCGTGGGATGCCCCGATCCCGGGCCAGGCCGGCAAGACCCGTCCCGTTCTGCAGACCGGGAGCTACGGAGAGAACATCGGCCAGGTCGTGCTGAGCGTCGACCGCAACGCAGATGACGCCGTCGTGAAGTACACCGCCCGGAACGTCGCCCGCACCACAATCGCCGACACCACTCTGGTCGCCACCTACCCTCGGGTCGCAGCGGTCAAGACGATCGTCGACGCCGCCATCGCGAGCGCCGCGACCATCGGCAACAAGCCGGTCGCGACGATCACGAAGGACATCACCACCGCCTACACCGCTGCCGGAACGGTTCGGGATGACCGTGCGAGCGAATCGACGCTCGGAAACCTCGTCGCCGACTCGCTCGTCTCCGCCCTCGCGCCGTCGAACCTCGGCGGTGCCGAGATCGGCGTCGTGAACCCGGGAGGGCTCCGCAGCGACCTGCTGTACAAGTCCTCCTCGCTCGGCGAAGGCGATGGTGTGGTCACCTACGCCGAAGCCAATGCCGTGCTGCCGTTCGTGAACAACCTGTACACGACGACGCTGACCGGGGCGCAGTTCAAGACCGTGCTCGAGCAGCAGTGGCAGACGGATGCCTCAGGCACTGTGCCCTCGCGCCCCTACCTGGCACTCGGCCTGTCGAAGAACGTGACCTACACGTACGACGCCAGCCGGGCATCCGGTGACCGCATCACCTCCATCACGGTGAACGGTGCGGCCCTGGATGTCGCGAAGGCCTACCGCATCGGTTCGTTCAGCTTCCTCGTGCAGGGCGGCGACAACTTCCGCGAGTTCCCCAAGGGAACGAACACCCGTGACTCGGGCCTGATCGACCGTGACGCGTGGATCAGCTACCTCGCAGCGAAGAGCCCGGTCTCGCCGGCATTCGACCGCCGCGGGGTCT